The Kitasatospora sp. NBC_00374 genome has a segment encoding these proteins:
- a CDS encoding Lrp/AsnC family transcriptional regulator encodes MDAVDRLLLAELQADARLSYNELSRRVNLSAPAVAERVRRLEADGVIAGYHAHVDPARAGVTVMALVSIQCNAPRCLLRDPEVPGWPEVFQLHRVTGGACCTLLVGVPDMAAFERLIDKLAGYGQPTSSMILSSPVPWRPVVAP; translated from the coding sequence ATGGACGCCGTGGACCGCCTCCTGCTGGCCGAACTGCAGGCCGACGCCAGGCTCTCCTACAACGAGCTCTCCCGCCGGGTGAACCTCTCCGCGCCCGCCGTCGCCGAACGGGTCCGGCGGCTGGAGGCCGACGGGGTGATCGCCGGCTACCACGCGCACGTCGACCCGGCCCGGGCCGGCGTCACGGTGATGGCCCTGGTGTCGATCCAGTGCAACGCCCCGCGCTGCCTGCTGCGCGATCCCGAGGTTCCCGGCTGGCCCGAGGTCTTCCAGCTGCACCGGGTGACCGGCGGCGCCTGCTGCACCCTCCTGGTCGGAGTGCCCGACATGGCCGCGTTCGAGCGGCTGATCGACAAGCTGGCCGGCTACGGCCAGCCGACCAGCTCGATGATCCTCTCCAGCCCGGTGCCCTGGCGGCCGGTGGTCGCGCCCTGA
- a CDS encoding TIR-like protein FxsC produces MSTDGGALDRLAAVLTGLGLGEPGPVELAELLWLAARGAEAGADAEPGAAAPAGEGDEDGDGTGGSGAGGDGWAAAGGKETAPTRTALHLPSDDPADRLADAAPVSAASPPMLARPLMLQRALRPLKRRVPHPRRRLLDETATAERLAEALRSPAAPRDPAAVRWLPVLRPDTERWLDVHLVLDCGPTMGMWRPLARELRAVLQQTGAFRTVATARLGAAGTLTDCRPTDGRSAVLVLSDCMGPQWRPGPAGDAWHRTLLGMARRVPVAVVQPLPERLWRLAAVPAAAGEFTASEAGQPAVGYGFAPVGAPRPAGTVPLPVLEPSADWLANWAQLVGSPTGGRVFGSALLLSSARCAADDEPGPEPEQLTAEELVLRFRSTASREAFALAGLTALTTPALPVMRLLQRAGFARPQPQHLAEIVVSGLLREHTGRRGYFDFRAGVRDVLLGTVPRSVAHQAVDLLTRIGGELADASDRATAPLGSFRALAPTDRGGVAALLEQRPFALVDPDALQLLGTPGRAELQPYEAVAEPEPAPVPPLRPSGPHPPPVPPAAEGLPDPERSRAVLLLTTSRQEAGEPRRSDEYRALRELAALAEALADPYLVGLDRRHIWLGEDDPEGFLRALRRAAQEAEDALIVHLGGPAPVPGTEAAPAAGERAPSVGWQAVAALVAGASAAKRLLILDGFAEPSAEPVPTPSVQLDGHLVMGVRDPAERSVAGCLAAALRQGDPALGRELTTSQVISLALFEQPAPSFGVREPEGGRSFPLSRNAALPIGLGPVGGRPTHSGPRRRETQPLETPRPYFFLSYSRGPAADRWVDQLFDDLSEEVLQLTDLPASVPAGFADRGAELDSWARWQITEALAGCRVFVPLYSPRYFADERCGREWYGFARRAERSARTATGWSSGIVPVPWLPTEAAALPDPARRLGLEHVGPGSDPLGAGLYALMRTGRGRGPYELTVHRLAVRIVQVAHETRIPAGRPLSWEALENAFATSPPPVG; encoded by the coding sequence ATGTCTACTGACGGCGGCGCCCTCGACCGGCTGGCGGCCGTGCTGACCGGGCTGGGGCTGGGCGAGCCGGGCCCGGTCGAGCTGGCCGAGCTGCTCTGGCTGGCCGCCCGCGGCGCGGAGGCCGGTGCCGACGCGGAGCCGGGGGCCGCCGCGCCGGCCGGTGAGGGGGACGAGGACGGCGACGGCACGGGCGGCAGCGGCGCCGGCGGTGACGGCTGGGCCGCCGCCGGGGGCAAGGAGACCGCCCCCACCCGGACCGCCCTGCACCTGCCGTCCGACGACCCGGCCGACCGCCTCGCCGACGCCGCGCCGGTCTCCGCCGCCAGCCCGCCGATGCTGGCCCGGCCGCTGATGCTGCAGCGCGCCCTGCGCCCGCTCAAGCGCCGCGTCCCGCACCCCCGGCGCCGCCTGCTGGACGAGACCGCCACCGCGGAGCGCCTCGCCGAGGCGCTGCGTTCGCCGGCCGCACCGCGCGACCCGGCGGCGGTGCGCTGGCTGCCGGTGCTGCGCCCCGACACCGAGCGCTGGCTCGACGTCCATCTGGTGTTGGACTGCGGCCCGACGATGGGGATGTGGCGCCCGCTGGCCCGGGAGCTGCGGGCGGTGCTCCAGCAGACCGGCGCCTTCCGGACGGTGGCGACCGCCCGGCTCGGCGCGGCCGGCACGCTGACCGACTGCCGGCCCACCGACGGGCGCAGCGCCGTGCTCGTGCTGAGCGACTGCATGGGCCCGCAGTGGCGGCCCGGTCCGGCCGGCGACGCCTGGCACCGGACGCTGCTCGGGATGGCCCGTCGGGTGCCGGTCGCGGTCGTCCAGCCGTTGCCCGAGCGGCTGTGGCGGTTGGCGGCGGTCCCGGCGGCGGCCGGCGAGTTCACCGCCTCGGAGGCCGGACAGCCGGCCGTCGGGTACGGCTTCGCCCCGGTGGGCGCGCCACGGCCGGCCGGTACGGTGCCGCTGCCGGTCCTGGAGCCGTCCGCCGACTGGCTGGCCAACTGGGCCCAGCTGGTGGGCAGCCCGACCGGTGGCCGGGTGTTCGGCTCGGCGCTGCTGCTCTCCTCGGCGCGGTGCGCAGCGGACGACGAACCGGGCCCGGAGCCGGAGCAGCTGACGGCGGAGGAGCTGGTGCTGCGGTTCCGGTCGACCGCCTCCCGGGAGGCCTTCGCGCTGGCCGGGCTGACCGCCCTGACCACCCCGGCGCTGCCGGTGATGCGGCTGCTCCAGCGGGCCGGGTTCGCCCGGCCGCAGCCGCAGCACCTGGCCGAGATCGTGGTGAGCGGCCTGCTGCGGGAACACACCGGCCGCCGCGGGTACTTCGACTTCCGGGCCGGGGTACGGGACGTGCTGCTGGGTACCGTGCCGCGTTCGGTGGCGCACCAGGCCGTCGACCTGCTGACCCGGATCGGCGGCGAACTGGCCGACGCCTCGGACCGCGCCACCGCCCCGCTCGGCTCGTTCCGGGCGCTGGCCCCCACCGACCGCGGCGGCGTGGCCGCCCTGCTGGAGCAGCGCCCGTTCGCGCTGGTCGATCCGGACGCCCTGCAACTGCTGGGGACACCGGGCCGGGCGGAGCTCCAGCCGTACGAGGCGGTCGCCGAACCGGAGCCGGCACCCGTACCGCCGCTCCGGCCGAGCGGCCCGCACCCGCCGCCGGTGCCGCCGGCGGCCGAGGGGCTGCCCGACCCGGAGCGCTCCCGGGCGGTGCTGCTGCTCACCACATCCCGGCAGGAGGCGGGTGAGCCGCGACGCTCGGACGAGTACCGTGCGCTGCGTGAACTGGCCGCGCTGGCCGAGGCGTTGGCCGATCCCTACCTGGTGGGGCTGGACCGCCGGCACATCTGGCTCGGCGAGGACGACCCTGAGGGCTTCCTGCGGGCGCTGCGACGGGCCGCGCAGGAGGCGGAGGACGCGCTGATCGTCCACCTCGGCGGCCCGGCACCGGTGCCGGGGACGGAGGCGGCCCCGGCGGCGGGGGAACGTGCGCCGTCCGTCGGCTGGCAGGCGGTGGCGGCGCTGGTCGCCGGGGCCTCCGCGGCCAAGCGGCTGCTGATCCTGGACGGTTTCGCCGAGCCCTCGGCGGAGCCGGTACCGACGCCGAGCGTGCAGCTGGACGGGCATCTGGTGATGGGGGTCCGGGATCCGGCCGAGCGCTCCGTCGCGGGCTGTCTGGCCGCCGCGCTGCGGCAGGGCGACCCGGCGCTCGGGCGGGAGCTGACGACGAGCCAGGTGATCTCGCTGGCGCTGTTCGAGCAGCCCGCGCCGTCGTTCGGGGTCCGCGAGCCGGAGGGCGGGCGCTCCTTCCCGCTCTCGCGCAACGCCGCGCTCCCGATCGGCCTGGGCCCGGTGGGCGGCCGGCCCACGCACTCCGGTCCGCGGCGGCGGGAGACCCAGCCGCTGGAGACGCCCCGGCCGTACTTCTTCCTCAGCTACTCCCGCGGCCCGGCCGCCGACCGCTGGGTGGACCAGCTGTTCGACGACCTGAGCGAGGAGGTGCTGCAGCTGACCGACCTGCCCGCCTCCGTCCCGGCCGGATTCGCCGACCGCGGCGCGGAGCTGGACAGCTGGGCCCGCTGGCAGATCACCGAGGCGCTGGCCGGCTGCCGGGTGTTCGTCCCGCTCTACTCGCCCCGCTACTTCGCCGACGAGCGCTGCGGCCGGGAGTGGTACGGCTTCGCCCGCCGGGCCGAGCGGTCCGCCCGGACGGCCACCGGCTGGTCGAGCGGGATCGTCCCGGTGCCGTGGCTGCCCACCGAGGCGGCCGCCCTGCCGGACCCGGCCCGCCGGCTCGGCCTGGAGCACGTCGGCCCCGGCAGTGACCCGCTGGGCGCCGGTCTGTACGCGCTGATGCGTACCGGCCGCGGCCGCGGCCCGTACGAGCTGACGGTGCACCGGCTGGCCGTGCGGATCGTGCAGGTGGCGCACGAGACCCGGATCCCGGCCGGCCGGCCGCTGTCCTGGGAGGCGCTGGAGAACGCCTTCGCTACGTCACCGCCCCCTGTCGGCTGA
- a CDS encoding AAA family ATPase: protein MPLKRIYRGAAEPHHGIAELPAPPPWRAFDGAPVLPPPAGPTGLGPTPVGHRAQTFRPTRETVELVNAALHLRRPLLVTGPPGGGKSSLPYAVARELGLGPVLRWNITSRSSLRDGLYQYDPLSRLYAANQAGPDAPSSDLDEHLRLGPLGTALLPYAHPRVLLIDEIDKGDLDLPNDLLHVLEEGQYEIEELVRAAPQQPEARVLTADGGTRAQIRGGRVRCRAFPFTVLTSNAEREFPAAFLRRCVVLELRRPEGPELEAIVKSHLPEADSELVDELVQVFLSRREEGELATDQLLNAIYLTSRPEMADAADRAALAARVMPYLSRGRDDDVY from the coding sequence ATGCCGTTGAAGCGGATCTACCGCGGCGCCGCCGAACCCCACCACGGCATCGCCGAGTTGCCCGCCCCGCCGCCCTGGCGGGCCTTCGACGGCGCCCCCGTACTGCCCCCGCCGGCCGGCCCGACCGGCTTGGGCCCGACCCCGGTCGGCCACCGGGCGCAGACCTTCCGGCCCACCCGGGAGACCGTCGAACTGGTCAACGCCGCCCTTCACCTGCGCCGGCCGCTGCTGGTCACCGGCCCGCCGGGCGGCGGCAAGTCCAGCCTGCCGTACGCGGTGGCCCGCGAGCTCGGCCTCGGCCCGGTGCTCCGCTGGAACATCACCAGCCGCTCCAGCCTGCGCGACGGCCTCTACCAGTACGACCCGCTGTCCCGCCTGTACGCCGCCAACCAGGCCGGCCCGGACGCCCCCTCCTCCGATCTGGACGAGCACCTGCGGCTCGGCCCGCTCGGCACCGCGCTGCTCCCGTACGCGCACCCGCGGGTGCTGCTGATCGACGAGATCGACAAGGGTGACCTGGATCTGCCCAACGACCTGCTGCACGTCCTGGAGGAGGGGCAGTACGAGATCGAGGAACTGGTCCGCGCCGCGCCGCAGCAGCCCGAGGCCCGGGTGCTGACCGCGGACGGCGGCACCCGGGCGCAGATCAGGGGCGGCCGGGTGCGCTGCCGCGCGTTCCCGTTCACCGTGCTCACCAGCAACGCGGAACGCGAGTTCCCCGCCGCCTTCCTGCGCCGCTGCGTGGTGCTGGAGCTGCGCCGGCCGGAGGGCCCCGAGCTGGAGGCGATCGTCAAGTCCCACCTGCCGGAGGCCGACTCCGAGCTGGTGGACGAGCTGGTGCAGGTCTTCCTGTCCCGTCGGGAGGAGGGCGAACTGGCCACCGACCAGCTGCTCAACGCCATCTACCTGACCTCCCGGCCCGAGATGGCCGACGCCGCCGACCGGGCCGCGCTGGCCGCCCGGGTGATGCCCTACCTCAGCCGGGGCCGGGACGACGATGTCTACTGA
- a CDS encoding sugar kinase: MTTPAAVCIGESMAVLLPERTGPLEHAETFRRGFGGAESNVACALAGLGVPAAWISRVGADGLGRSLVAQIAAHGVDTSAVAVDPDRPTGLYLKETGAGGDHPHDLGAGRSRLHYYRRGSAASAMGPEVLADPAAAPLLDGASLIHLTGITPALSDSCHRLVRSLLAVPGRRISFDLNWRPALWAGRDRQALRFLMNGSQIVLLGADEAREVLGTDDPEGLRRLLPRPEVLVLKDDGRRSTAIARDGSVLAEPALRVEVVEPTGAGDAFAAGYLAGVVRGLPQAGCLRLGHLSAASALTVRGDLGAAPPADVVERLLAADPAGWAATRVDADGFHPAAAR; encoded by the coding sequence GTGACCACCCCTGCCGCCGTGTGCATCGGCGAGTCGATGGCCGTGCTGCTGCCGGAGCGCACCGGGCCGCTGGAACACGCCGAGACCTTCCGCCGGGGCTTCGGCGGCGCGGAGTCCAACGTCGCCTGCGCGCTGGCCGGACTGGGCGTCCCGGCCGCCTGGATCAGCCGGGTCGGCGCGGACGGACTGGGCCGCAGCCTGGTCGCGCAGATCGCCGCGCACGGCGTGGACACCTCGGCGGTCGCCGTCGACCCGGACCGCCCGACCGGGCTCTACCTCAAGGAGACCGGCGCGGGCGGCGACCACCCGCACGACCTGGGCGCGGGCCGCAGCCGCCTGCACTACTACCGGCGCGGCTCCGCCGCCTCCGCGATGGGCCCCGAGGTGCTCGCCGACCCGGCCGCCGCGCCCCTGCTGGACGGCGCGAGCCTGATCCACCTGACCGGCATCACCCCCGCCCTCTCCGACAGCTGCCACCGGCTGGTCCGCTCGCTGCTGGCGGTGCCGGGCCGGCGGATCAGCTTCGACCTCAACTGGCGGCCCGCACTGTGGGCGGGCCGGGACCGGCAGGCACTGCGGTTCCTGATGAACGGATCGCAGATCGTGCTGCTCGGCGCCGACGAGGCCCGGGAGGTCCTCGGCACCGACGACCCCGAGGGACTGCGCAGGCTGCTGCCCCGCCCGGAGGTGCTGGTGCTCAAGGACGACGGGCGCCGCTCCACCGCGATCGCCCGGGACGGCTCGGTCCTCGCCGAGCCCGCGCTGCGGGTCGAGGTGGTCGAGCCGACCGGCGCCGGCGACGCCTTCGCGGCCGGCTACCTGGCGGGCGTGGTGCGCGGACTGCCGCAGGCGGGGTGCCTGCGGCTCGGCCACCTGTCGGCCGCCTCGGCGCTGACCGTCCGGGGCGACCTGGGCGCGGCCCCGCCGGCCGACGTCGTCGAGCGGCTGCTGGCCGCCGACCCGGCCGGGTGGGCCGCCACCCGGGTCGACGCCGACGGCTTCCACCCGGCGGCCGCCCGGTGA
- a CDS encoding alanine racemase, with protein sequence METIDRARVAELAEERLDWRFKAVPTAAWGRTVAEYLAGGPTLDDLGTPLVTLDAGALDHNLRTMADWCARAGVELAPHGKTSMAPALWQRHLDAGAVAITLANLPQLRVGRAFGVRRIHLANTLLDPAGLRWLSGELAADPEFRFASWVDSTDSVALMDRALRGAPAPVDVCVELGAPGGRTGARTVAEAVEVARAVHAAPGLRLAGVSGYEGPLGPDGSDASVATVIRYLAHLAELHHELAGLFETEEVWVTAGGSAFFDTVADHLAPLAGPRTRVVLRSGAYAAHDDGFYRGISPFGRTPGAEPFRAALHGWSRVVSRPEPGLALLDGGRRDFPYDLGLPQPQLVRGRGPVAGTVTALNDQHAFLRDAEVRIGEIVRLGVSHPCTAFDKWNLIPVLDDSDAELPRVVDLVRTFF encoded by the coding sequence GTGGAGACCATCGACCGTGCCAGGGTGGCGGAGCTCGCCGAGGAGCGGTTGGACTGGCGCTTCAAAGCCGTCCCCACCGCCGCCTGGGGCCGCACCGTCGCCGAGTACCTGGCCGGCGGCCCCACCCTGGACGACCTCGGCACCCCGCTGGTCACCCTCGACGCGGGCGCGCTCGACCACAACCTGCGCACCATGGCGGACTGGTGCGCCCGCGCCGGGGTCGAGCTCGCCCCGCACGGCAAGACCTCGATGGCCCCCGCGCTGTGGCAGCGCCACCTGGACGCCGGCGCCGTCGCGATCACCCTGGCCAACCTGCCGCAACTGCGCGTCGGCCGGGCCTTCGGCGTGCGCCGTATCCACCTCGCCAACACCCTGCTCGACCCGGCCGGCCTGCGCTGGCTCTCCGGCGAACTGGCCGCCGACCCGGAGTTCCGGTTCGCCTCCTGGGTCGACTCCACCGACTCCGTCGCACTGATGGACCGGGCCCTGCGCGGCGCCCCGGCCCCGGTGGACGTCTGCGTGGAACTCGGCGCCCCCGGCGGCCGGACCGGCGCCCGCACCGTCGCCGAGGCCGTCGAGGTGGCCCGCGCCGTGCACGCGGCCCCCGGCCTGCGGCTGGCCGGGGTCAGCGGCTACGAGGGCCCGCTCGGCCCGGACGGCTCGGACGCCTCGGTCGCCACCGTCATCCGCTACCTGGCGCACCTCGCGGAGCTGCACCACGAGCTGGCCGGCCTGTTCGAGACCGAGGAGGTCTGGGTCACGGCCGGCGGCAGCGCCTTCTTCGACACCGTCGCCGACCACCTCGCGCCGCTGGCCGGGCCGCGGACCAGGGTGGTGCTGCGCTCCGGCGCGTACGCCGCCCACGACGACGGCTTCTACCGCGGCATCTCGCCGTTCGGCCGGACACCGGGCGCCGAGCCCTTCCGGGCCGCACTGCACGGCTGGTCCCGGGTGGTCTCGCGGCCCGAGCCCGGCCTCGCCCTGCTGGACGGCGGCCGCCGCGACTTCCCGTACGACCTGGGCCTGCCGCAGCCCCAACTGGTCCGCGGCCGGGGCCCGGTGGCCGGCACCGTGACCGCGCTCAACGACCAGCACGCCTTCCTGCGCGACGCCGAGGTCCGGATCGGCGAGATCGTCCGGCTCGGCGTCTCGCACCCCTGCACCGCCTTCGACAAGTGGAACCTGATCCCCGTCCTGGACGACTCGGACGCCGAACTGCCGCGCGTGGTCGATCTGGTGAGGACCTTCTTCTGA
- a CDS encoding RidA family protein: MKTEVRTDGAPAPAWVFSQGVRKGPLLQVSGQGPQDPATSAYLYPGDVKAQTLRTLENVRAVLEAGGATVEDVLMFRVYLTRREDFGPMNEVYGEFIDRHVPEGGVKPCRTTVFVELPHEAMLVEIDAQAYIG, encoded by the coding sequence ATGAAGACCGAGGTCCGTACCGACGGCGCCCCCGCCCCCGCCTGGGTGTTCTCCCAGGGGGTGCGCAAGGGCCCGCTGCTGCAGGTCTCCGGGCAGGGGCCGCAGGATCCCGCCACCTCCGCGTACCTGTACCCGGGTGACGTGAAGGCGCAGACCCTGCGCACCCTGGAGAACGTCCGGGCGGTGCTGGAGGCGGGCGGCGCGACCGTCGAGGACGTGCTGATGTTCCGGGTCTACCTCACCAGGCGGGAGGACTTCGGGCCGATGAACGAGGTGTACGGGGAGTTCATCGACCGGCACGTCCCCGAGGGCGGCGTGAAGCCGTGCCGCACCACGGTCTTCGTCGAACTGCCGCACGAGGCGATGCTGGTGGAGATCGACGCGCAGGCGTACATCGGCTGA
- a CDS encoding IclR family transcriptional regulator yields MSSSTVARAMLLLAELGRGERTLEQLAAVLDAHKSTALRLLRPMEEARVVQRDAAHRYRLGPQLFALAGQALEQRGVRAVAAPHLRELNAVTGQTVHLAAYEGGEVVYIDKYDSRHPVRMYSRIGLRAALHSAAVSKVLLADLPPAERREVVAGVEFTPFTANTLTTPEALLAELEQVARQGWAQDHAEHEPFINCVAAPVRDATGRVAAAVSVSVPDVLLTHEQVLALLPRLLATAAAVSADCGHPAPG; encoded by the coding sequence GTGAGCAGCTCGACGGTGGCCCGGGCGATGCTGCTGCTGGCCGAACTCGGCCGCGGCGAGCGGACCCTGGAGCAGTTGGCGGCCGTCCTGGACGCGCACAAGAGCACCGCGCTGCGGCTGCTGCGCCCGATGGAGGAGGCCCGGGTGGTGCAGCGCGACGCCGCGCACCGCTACCGGCTCGGCCCGCAGCTGTTCGCGCTGGCCGGGCAGGCGCTGGAGCAGCGCGGAGTACGGGCCGTCGCGGCGCCGCACCTGCGCGAGCTGAACGCGGTCACCGGCCAGACCGTGCACCTGGCCGCGTACGAGGGCGGCGAGGTGGTCTACATCGACAAGTACGACTCCCGGCACCCGGTGCGGATGTACTCCCGGATCGGGCTGCGCGCGGCGCTGCACAGCGCCGCCGTGTCCAAGGTGCTGCTGGCCGACCTGCCGCCGGCCGAGCGGCGCGAGGTGGTGGCGGGGGTCGAGTTCACCCCGTTCACCGCGAACACGCTGACCACGCCCGAGGCGCTGCTGGCCGAGCTGGAGCAGGTCGCCCGGCAGGGCTGGGCACAGGACCACGCCGAGCACGAGCCGTTCATCAACTGTGTCGCCGCGCCCGTCCGGGACGCCACCGGCCGGGTGGCCGCGGCCGTCTCGGTGTCGGTGCCGGACGTCCTGCTGACCCACGAACAGGTCCTGGCGCTGCTCCCGCGGCTGCTGGCCACCGCCGCCGCCGTCTCCGCCGACTGCGGCCACCCCGCCCCCGGCTGA
- the kynU gene encoding kynureninase: MTPTRTACEALDAADPLAGLRAEFALPAGVLYLDGNSLGALPRGTSERVRRMVEQEWGDGLIRSWNDAGWYELPQGLGERLSPLLGAAPGQVVVCDSTSVNLFKVLGAALRMRPGRRTVLAERSAFPTDLYIAEGVTSLFEGVEPVLLPTAADLDRLLDAEVAAVVLSHVDYRTGELLDMAAITERVHRAGALMIWDVCHSAGALPVEFDRCQVDFAVGCTYKYLNGGPGAPAFLYAAERHQADARQPLSGWFGHARPFAFEPGYAPTEGVRRFLTGTPPLLGMAALEASLDVWAKVDLHAVRAKSLALSSLFLELVEPLGLPTVTPREERRRGSQVSLRHPDGYAVMQALIERGVIGDFRAPDLLRFGFTPLYVSYTDVWDAARQLAEVLDSGEWRQERFSRQGAVT; the protein is encoded by the coding sequence GTGACCCCCACCCGCACGGCGTGCGAGGCCCTGGACGCCGCCGACCCGCTGGCCGGCCTGCGCGCCGAGTTCGCGCTGCCCGCCGGGGTGCTCTACCTGGACGGCAACTCGCTCGGCGCACTCCCCCGCGGCACCTCGGAGCGGGTCCGCCGGATGGTCGAGCAGGAGTGGGGCGACGGCCTGATCCGCAGCTGGAACGACGCCGGCTGGTACGAGCTGCCGCAGGGCCTCGGCGAGCGACTGTCCCCGCTGCTCGGCGCCGCGCCCGGCCAGGTCGTGGTCTGCGACTCCACCTCGGTCAACCTGTTCAAGGTGCTCGGGGCCGCCCTGCGGATGCGGCCCGGGCGCCGGACGGTGCTCGCCGAGCGCTCCGCCTTCCCCACCGACCTCTACATCGCCGAGGGCGTCACCTCGCTGTTCGAGGGCGTCGAGCCGGTGCTGCTGCCGACCGCCGCCGACCTGGACCGGCTGCTGGACGCCGAGGTCGCGGCCGTGGTCCTCTCCCACGTGGACTACCGCACCGGCGAGCTGCTCGACATGGCCGCCATCACCGAACGGGTGCACCGCGCCGGGGCGTTGATGATCTGGGACGTCTGCCACAGCGCGGGCGCGCTGCCGGTCGAGTTCGACCGCTGCCAGGTCGACTTCGCCGTCGGCTGCACCTACAAGTACCTCAACGGCGGCCCCGGCGCGCCCGCCTTCCTGTACGCCGCCGAACGCCACCAGGCCGACGCCAGGCAGCCGTTGAGCGGCTGGTTCGGGCATGCCCGGCCGTTCGCCTTCGAGCCCGGCTACGCCCCCACCGAGGGTGTCCGCCGGTTCCTGACCGGCACGCCGCCGCTGCTCGGCATGGCCGCCCTGGAGGCCAGCCTGGACGTCTGGGCCAAGGTCGACCTGCACGCGGTGCGGGCCAAGAGCCTGGCGCTGAGCAGCCTGTTCCTGGAGCTGGTGGAGCCGCTCGGCCTGCCGACGGTCACGCCCCGCGAGGAGCGGCGCCGGGGCAGCCAGGTGTCGCTGCGGCACCCGGACGGCTACGCCGTGATGCAGGCCCTGATCGAACGCGGGGTGATCGGCGACTTCCGCGCCCCCGACCTGCTGCGGTTCGGCTTCACCCCGCTCTACGTCTCGTACACCGACGTGTGGGACGCCGCCCGGCAGCTGGCCGAGGTGCTGGACAGCGGCGAGTGGCGGCAGGAGCGGTTCAGCCGACAGGGGGCGGTGACGTAG
- a CDS encoding tryptophan 2,3-dioxygenase, whose amino-acid sequence MNRDAADRPNLSFRDGEEPGTGTPYARYVHLDTLHSLQQPRSKVAAEYSFIVTTQVMELLFDLLHHEWTAAQHALREDDLTAALAAVRRGTHVQDVLVESWDLLATMTPAEFNGFRSVLGEASGFQSAAFLRLEFLLGNKSESLLRMYQEAPATHADLMSALRSPSLYDDALALLDRRGVAVPHEPATTRHRASDEVEQAWHTVYADPELAELARLGEALLDTAERVTRWRQRHYAAVKRSMGSKPGTGGSSGLNWLKQSADQDVFPELWNVRNAL is encoded by the coding sequence ATGAACAGGGACGCCGCCGACCGGCCGAACCTCTCCTTCCGCGACGGGGAGGAGCCGGGCACCGGCACCCCGTACGCCCGCTACGTGCACCTCGACACGCTGCACAGCCTGCAGCAGCCGCGCAGCAAGGTGGCGGCGGAGTACTCGTTCATCGTCACCACCCAGGTGATGGAGCTGCTCTTCGACCTGCTGCACCACGAGTGGACGGCCGCCCAGCACGCGCTGCGCGAGGACGACCTGACCGCCGCCCTGGCCGCCGTGCGGCGCGGCACCCACGTCCAGGACGTGCTGGTCGAGTCCTGGGACCTGCTGGCCACCATGACCCCCGCCGAGTTCAACGGCTTCCGCTCGGTGCTCGGCGAGGCCTCCGGCTTCCAGTCGGCCGCCTTCCTGCGGCTGGAGTTCCTGCTCGGGAACAAGAGCGAGTCGCTGCTGCGGATGTACCAGGAAGCCCCGGCCACCCACGCCGACCTGATGAGCGCGCTGCGCTCGCCCAGCCTGTACGACGACGCGCTGGCGCTGCTGGACCGGCGCGGCGTCGCCGTCCCGCACGAGCCGGCCACCACCCGGCACCGGGCCAGCGACGAGGTCGAGCAGGCCTGGCACACGGTCTACGCCGACCCCGAGCTGGCCGAGCTGGCCCGGCTGGGCGAGGCGCTCCTGGACACCGCCGAGCGGGTCACCCGCTGGCGCCAGCGGCACTACGCGGCCGTCAAGCGCTCGATGGGCAGCAAGCCCGGCACCGGCGGCTCCAGCGGCCTGAACTGGCTCAAGCAGTCCGCCGACCAGGACGTCTTCCCCGAGCTGTGGAACGTGAGGAACGCGCTGTGA